Proteins from one Mesorhizobium sp. M9A.F.Ca.ET.002.03.1.2 genomic window:
- a CDS encoding NADH-quinone oxidoreductase subunit H: MALILELAVQGAQMVLVLLLAPLLTGFVRKVKARLLRRRGPSLIQPYRDLLRLMRKEVVLADNASWLFRVIPYLIFAATWVAAALIPTFATGLTFSWTADLIAIVALLGSARFFLALAGMDAGTSFGGIGASREVMIASLAEPAMLLIVFSLALVAGATQLSTVAAVMGSPEVGLRVSLGMSLIALVMVALAENARIPVDNPSTHLELTMVHEAMVLEYSGRHLAMIEFAAFLKLLLYVSLISCVFIPWGLVTARSGLGAYALGVAVYIGKLAVSGILLAVFETAIAKMRVFRVPDFLGAALMLALLGTLLLFVSRSL, translated from the coding sequence ATGGCCCTGATCCTTGAACTGGCCGTCCAGGGCGCGCAAATGGTGCTGGTGCTTTTGCTGGCGCCGCTGCTGACCGGCTTCGTGCGCAAGGTGAAGGCGAGACTGCTGCGTCGCCGGGGACCTTCGCTGATCCAGCCCTACCGCGATCTCCTGCGGCTGATGCGCAAGGAGGTCGTCCTGGCCGACAACGCATCCTGGCTGTTTCGCGTCATACCCTATCTGATCTTTGCCGCCACATGGGTCGCCGCCGCGCTCATCCCGACATTCGCCACCGGCCTCACCTTCAGCTGGACCGCCGATCTCATCGCCATCGTCGCGCTGCTTGGCAGCGCGCGTTTCTTCCTGGCTCTGGCGGGCATGGATGCCGGCACGAGCTTTGGCGGCATCGGCGCAAGCCGCGAGGTGATGATCGCTTCATTGGCCGAGCCCGCCATGCTTTTGATCGTGTTCAGCCTGGCGCTCGTCGCCGGCGCGACGCAACTCTCCACCGTTGCCGCCGTCATGGGCTCGCCGGAGGTCGGCCTGCGGGTATCGCTCGGCATGTCGCTGATCGCTCTCGTCATGGTGGCGCTCGCCGAAAACGCCCGCATACCCGTGGACAATCCATCCACCCACCTGGAACTCACCATGGTTCACGAGGCGATGGTGCTGGAATATTCCGGCCGCCACCTGGCGATGATCGAGTTCGCCGCCTTCCTCAAGCTGCTGCTCTACGTGTCGCTGATTTCCTGCGTCTTCATTCCGTGGGGGCTGGTGACCGCCCGGTCCGGGCTGGGAGCTTATGCCCTGGGCGTCGCTGTCTACATCGGCAAGCTTGCCGTGAGCGGCATTCTGCTTGCGGTGTTCGAGACCGCCATCGCCAAGATGCGCGTTTTCCGCGTCCCGGATTTCCTCGGCGCCGCCCTCATGCTGGCGCTGCTCGGCACGCTCTTGCTGTTCGTCTCACGGAGCCTTTGA
- a CDS encoding hydrogenase-4 component E, with amino-acid sequence MNGLTFDIAHLLAGGLVLVSFMMLYQDRLFALINVFALHAIVLALSVAWQAYVQDAHHLYVTAAIALIFKAIVIPVGLHRIIQRLGIHRDIETAVGIGPTMLAGIGLVALSMVLMLRVTPEADPLAREDLAFALSIILLGLLVMVTRRNAVSQVVGFMSLENGLVLAATGAKGMPLVVEISVAFSILIAFIVIGVFLFRIRERFDSVDVGALDDYRGERR; translated from the coding sequence ATGAACGGTCTCACCTTCGATATCGCTCATCTGCTCGCCGGCGGCCTGGTTCTGGTCAGTTTCATGATGCTGTACCAGGATCGCCTGTTTGCGCTGATCAACGTCTTTGCGCTTCATGCGATCGTGCTGGCTTTGTCGGTGGCCTGGCAGGCCTACGTCCAGGACGCCCATCACCTTTATGTCACCGCGGCGATCGCCCTCATCTTCAAGGCGATCGTCATTCCCGTCGGGCTTCATCGCATCATCCAGCGGCTCGGCATCCATCGCGACATCGAGACCGCCGTCGGCATCGGTCCGACCATGCTGGCCGGCATCGGCCTGGTGGCCCTGTCGATGGTGCTGATGCTGCGGGTCACGCCTGAAGCCGATCCGCTGGCGCGCGAGGATCTGGCCTTCGCGCTGTCGATAATATTGCTAGGCCTGCTGGTGATGGTCACCCGCCGCAACGCCGTCAGCCAGGTTGTCGGCTTCATGTCGCTGGAGAACGGCCTGGTGCTGGCCGCCACCGGCGCCAAGGGCATGCCGCTGGTCGTCGAGATCAGCGTCGCCTTCTCGATCCTGATCGCCTTCATCGTCATCGGCGTCTTCCTGTTCCGCATCCGCGAAAGGTTCGATTCGGTCGATGTCGGTGCACTCGACGACTACAGGGGAGAACGCCGTTGA
- a CDS encoding hydrogenase 4 subunit F, with amino-acid sequence MTAPFDAVAAILLIPVGAAALLAALPNYKMSAGLNVAASFLTLLAALSLFVTDRPQPGQYLLVDDLNIVFIVLNTFVGFTTSVFSASYIAHELETGRLTAPNLRFYHAMYQIMMFGMNLAFVSNNIGLMWVAVELATLTTVLMVGIYRTHEALEAAWKYFILGSVGIALALFGTILVYMAAQPVVGEGTDAMVWTVLIEQAARFDPALLNVAFVFLLLGYGTKVGLAPLHAWLPDAHAEGPTPISAVLSGLLLNVALYAVLRFKLLLAASPEAIAPGPLMVAMGLTSLIFAAFMLYRRRDIKRLFAYSSIEHMGIIVFAFGMGGPLANFAGLLHMVMHSLTKSAIFFAVGHIAQVKGTQKIADIRGLTETHPGLGWALVIGVVAIAGLPPLGIFMSEFLVVSSTFARQPLLAIPLVFGLLIAFGALLLRLTGVAFGEPRGSTAPVEASYVPMYSHLALVAGAGIYLPAPLVTWFQHVATILG; translated from the coding sequence TTGACCGCTCCCTTCGATGCGGTGGCCGCCATCCTGCTGATCCCCGTCGGCGCGGCAGCGCTTCTGGCGGCGCTGCCGAACTACAAGATGTCGGCGGGCCTGAACGTCGCGGCGAGCTTCCTGACCTTGCTCGCCGCGCTGTCACTGTTCGTCACCGACCGGCCGCAACCCGGCCAGTACCTGCTTGTCGACGATCTCAACATCGTTTTCATCGTGCTCAACACATTCGTCGGCTTCACCACCAGCGTGTTCAGCGCCTCCTACATTGCGCACGAGCTGGAGACCGGCCGGCTGACCGCGCCGAACCTGCGCTTCTATCATGCGATGTACCAGATCATGATGTTCGGCATGAACCTCGCCTTCGTGTCGAACAATATCGGTCTGATGTGGGTGGCGGTGGAGCTTGCCACGCTGACCACCGTGCTCATGGTCGGCATCTACCGCACGCATGAGGCGCTGGAGGCCGCCTGGAAATACTTCATCCTGGGAAGCGTCGGCATCGCGCTTGCGCTGTTCGGCACCATCCTCGTCTACATGGCCGCGCAGCCGGTCGTCGGCGAGGGCACCGATGCCATGGTCTGGACGGTGCTTATCGAACAGGCGGCGCGTTTCGACCCGGCCTTGCTCAACGTCGCCTTCGTCTTCCTGCTGCTCGGCTACGGCACCAAGGTCGGTCTTGCCCCCTTGCACGCCTGGCTGCCCGATGCGCATGCCGAAGGCCCGACGCCGATCTCGGCGGTGCTGTCGGGCCTGCTGCTGAATGTCGCGCTCTATGCCGTGCTGCGCTTCAAGCTGCTGCTCGCCGCGAGCCCGGAGGCGATAGCGCCTGGACCACTGATGGTTGCGATGGGGCTCACCTCGCTCATCTTCGCGGCCTTCATGCTCTACCGCCGGCGCGACATCAAACGCCTGTTCGCCTACTCCTCGATCGAGCACATGGGCATCATCGTCTTCGCGTTCGGCATGGGCGGCCCGCTGGCGAACTTCGCCGGCCTGCTGCACATGGTCATGCACAGCCTGACCAAGTCGGCGATCTTCTTCGCCGTCGGCCACATCGCGCAGGTCAAGGGAACGCAAAAGATCGCCGACATAAGGGGGCTGACGGAAACCCATCCCGGGCTTGGCTGGGCGCTGGTCATCGGCGTCGTTGCCATTGCCGGCCTGCCGCCGCTCGGCATCTTCATGAGCGAATTCCTGGTCGTGAGCTCGACCTTCGCAAGACAGCCGCTGCTGGCGATCCCTTTGGTGTTCGGGCTTCTCATCGCCTTCGGCGCGCTGCTGCTGCGGCTGACCGGCGTCGCCTTCGGCGAGCCGCGCGGCAGCACAGCACCCGTCGAGGCATCCTACGTGCCGATGTATTCCCACCTGGCGCTGGTGGCTGGCGCCGGCATCTACCTGCCGGCACCTCTGGTCACCTGGTTCCAGCACGTCGCGACCATCCTGGGATGA
- a CDS encoding NADH-quinone oxidoreductase subunit C → MPALTGLIEAGRPVEHHAPWRRAMVAPKAWNLAVEQLAEGRWSLLGLWGEPDTVHMALLDAADIGVISLKCPGGRYPSVGQLHPPALRLERAAADLFGLSPQGLPDTRRWLDHGQWGIGNPLGMPAQAPATASSYRFLPAEGDSLHQIPVGPVHAGIIEPGHFRFTASGETVVRLEERLGYVHKGIEGLMAGSPVERAAQLAGRTSGDSTVAYSLAFARAAEAALGVEAPPRAVWLRALMAELERLANHLGDIGAICNDAAFALMLAHCGVLRERVLRAGDAAFGHRLMRDRIVPGGVASDLGEAGTAAILSAITEIRQRFPHLVELYDNTASLQDRTVATGRLKPELARQYAAGGYVGRASGRAFDARRSPGYAPYDELAFDVPVLQEGDVNARVWIRIREVEQSLSLVEQILQKLPGGPIRVGIPEPDGPRGGMALEGMALVEGFRGDILAWLRIGAGGMVERCHLRDPSWFQWPLLEATIEGNIVADFPLCNKSFNCSYSGHDL, encoded by the coding sequence ATGCCCGCGCTGACCGGCCTCATCGAGGCCGGCCGCCCTGTCGAGCACCACGCCCCGTGGCGGCGCGCCATGGTGGCGCCGAAAGCCTGGAACCTTGCCGTCGAGCAGCTTGCCGAGGGCCGCTGGAGCCTGCTCGGTCTTTGGGGCGAGCCGGACACCGTCCACATGGCGCTTCTCGACGCGGCCGATATCGGCGTCATCAGCCTGAAATGCCCCGGCGGCCGCTACCCGTCGGTCGGCCAGCTTCATCCGCCGGCCCTGCGCCTCGAGCGCGCCGCCGCGGACCTGTTCGGGCTCTCGCCGCAAGGACTTCCCGATACACGCCGCTGGCTCGATCACGGCCAATGGGGCATCGGCAATCCGCTGGGAATGCCGGCTCAGGCGCCGGCCACGGCATCCTCCTACCGCTTCCTTCCCGCCGAAGGCGACAGCCTGCACCAGATCCCGGTCGGGCCGGTGCATGCCGGCATCATCGAGCCCGGGCATTTTCGCTTCACGGCAAGCGGCGAAACGGTTGTCCGGCTGGAAGAGCGTCTCGGCTACGTGCACAAGGGCATCGAAGGCCTGATGGCGGGTTCGCCTGTCGAGCGCGCGGCCCAACTGGCGGGCCGGACGTCCGGCGACAGCACCGTCGCCTATTCGCTTGCCTTTGCCCGCGCGGCCGAGGCGGCACTCGGTGTCGAGGCTCCGCCGCGCGCGGTCTGGCTGCGGGCGCTGATGGCCGAGCTGGAGCGCCTTGCCAACCACCTCGGCGATATCGGCGCCATCTGCAACGACGCTGCCTTCGCGCTCATGCTTGCCCATTGCGGCGTACTGCGCGAACGCGTCTTGCGCGCCGGCGATGCGGCCTTCGGCCACCGCCTGATGCGCGACCGCATCGTGCCCGGCGGGGTGGCAAGCGACCTGGGCGAAGCGGGGACGGCCGCGATTCTGTCCGCGATCACCGAGATCAGGCAGCGCTTTCCGCATCTGGTCGAACTCTACGACAACACGGCATCGCTGCAGGACCGCACCGTCGCCACCGGCCGGCTCAAGCCGGAACTCGCCCGGCAATACGCAGCGGGCGGCTATGTCGGCCGCGCCTCCGGCCGGGCCTTCGATGCGCGCCGCAGCCCGGGCTATGCGCCCTATGACGAACTCGCCTTCGACGTCCCTGTCCTCCAGGAGGGCGACGTGAATGCGCGCGTCTGGATCCGCATCCGCGAGGTCGAGCAGAGCCTGTCGCTGGTCGAACAGATCCTGCAAAAACTGCCCGGCGGCCCGATCCGCGTCGGCATCCCCGAGCCGGATGGGCCACGTGGAGGCATGGCGCTAGAGGGTATGGCGCTGGTCGAGGGCTTCCGCGGCGACATCCTGGCCTGGCTGCGCATCGGCGCCGGCGGCATGGTCGAGCGCTGCCACCTGCGCGACCCGTCATGGTTTCAATGGCCGTTGCTTGAAGCGACGATCGAGGGCAACATCGTCGCCGACTTTCCGCTCTGCAACAAGTCGTTCAACTGCTCCTATTCCGGCCACGATCTCTAG
- a CDS encoding NADH-quinone oxidoreductase subunit B family protein, whose translation MRKLLFESLIRPPLTERPPAVSGSAVDELARAVDGAARKRLGRSLSIRAVDAGSCNGCELEMHALGNAFYDIERFGIRFVASPRHADVLLVTGPVTKNMREALKRTWDATPNPKWVVALGDCARDGGCFAGSYAVTGGVSEVLPVDLHIPGCPPPPVEILKGLLALLDGVNVGAAARG comes from the coding sequence ATGCGCAAGCTTCTCTTCGAAAGCCTGATACGCCCCCCGCTCACCGAGCGTCCGCCGGCGGTGAGCGGAAGTGCGGTCGACGAGCTCGCCCGCGCCGTCGACGGCGCGGCCCGCAAACGGCTGGGCCGAAGCCTGTCGATCCGGGCGGTCGACGCCGGTTCCTGCAACGGCTGCGAGCTCGAGATGCATGCGCTGGGCAACGCCTTCTATGACATCGAGCGTTTCGGCATCCGCTTCGTCGCCTCGCCGCGCCATGCCGACGTGCTGCTCGTCACCGGGCCGGTCACCAAGAACATGCGCGAGGCGCTGAAGCGAACCTGGGACGCGACACCCAACCCCAAATGGGTGGTCGCCCTCGGCGACTGCGCCAGGGACGGCGGCTGTTTCGCCGGCAGCTACGCCGTCACGGGCGGCGTCTCGGAAGTGCTGCCGGTCGACCTGCACATCCCAGGCTGCCCGCCGCCACCGGTGGAGATTTTGAAAGGGCTGCTGGCATTGCTGGATGGGGTGAATGTTGGGGCTGCTGCCCGAGGTTGA
- a CDS encoding site-specific DNA-methyltransferase, producing the protein MAKKPIEVTALKHDAARRRNIPTAEFESVMREEDKTPVQLAYERRNRDLDPQLVWRGKDDQDWSDLIVAAPPLYIQEKVHPKVIIDDLKRESKAREDEATPPMADLFGDFNGLDLESRTEFYAHDQHWSNRMISGDSLSVMASLAEREGLRGQVQCIYFDPPYGIKFNSNFQWSTTSRDVKDGAKDQITREPEQVRAFRDTWRDGIHSYLTYLRDRLTVARDLLHESGSIFVQIGDENVHRVRSVLDEIFGEANIVSEIVIQKTYGFSADAISNVSDFVLWYSKNREKLKSRPLYREKPYELGKGNATWLMNSDFTYRGVNATEKDGRSDIPTGAKPYNPDNLISQGRSTEPQPFEYRGVRQDPFAKNSHWKPNFPVGLGRLLKSERVHVAENSFRYRRYHTDFAALPYANIWTDTGTGNFTDEKIYVVQTGSKTVERCVLMATDPGDLVLDPTCGSGTTAYVAEQWGRRWITIDTSRVAIALARSRLMGARYPYFLLADSPEGQRKEAELTRRSPKTTPTRGDLRHGFVYDRVPHITLKAIANNKEIDTIWDTWHASLEPLRAKLNVALGKAWEEWEMPREVAAGWSADARSTHANWWEARIARQKEIDASIAAKAESEFLYDKPYPDNSRVRVAGPFTVESLSPHRTLVVDWNDELVDVLEAAEGKRKAAERGDAVTDFAHMILENLKAAGVQQAHKEDRITFTALTGWPGRFICAEGAFMEGEHQKRAGIFIGPEFGTVSRPDLVAAAREAGDAGFDVLIACAFNYDAHSAEFDKLGRVPVLKARMNPDLHMGADLKATGAGNLFVIFGEPDIKIEDAGGDLIRVKVFGVDVFKPQTGEVISEGTDGIALWMLDTDYNEESFFVRHAYFLGANDPYKALKTTLKAEIDKEAWDSLYSDTSRPFPKPESGRIAVKVINHLGDEVMKVFAVE; encoded by the coding sequence ATGGCGAAGAAACCGATCGAGGTCACCGCGCTGAAGCATGACGCCGCGAGGCGTAGGAATATTCCGACAGCGGAATTCGAAAGCGTAATGCGCGAGGAAGACAAGACACCGGTTCAACTCGCTTACGAGCGGCGCAACCGCGATCTTGATCCGCAACTTGTCTGGCGTGGAAAGGACGATCAGGACTGGTCCGATCTCATCGTCGCGGCGCCGCCTTTATATATCCAAGAGAAGGTGCATCCGAAAGTCATTATCGATGACCTGAAGCGGGAGTCGAAGGCGCGAGAGGACGAAGCGACGCCGCCGATGGCTGATCTGTTTGGCGACTTCAACGGGCTCGATCTCGAATCTAGGACCGAGTTCTATGCTCACGACCAGCACTGGTCGAACCGAATGATCTCGGGCGACAGCCTATCGGTGATGGCGAGCCTTGCCGAACGCGAAGGCCTCCGCGGGCAGGTGCAATGCATCTATTTCGATCCGCCCTATGGCATCAAGTTCAACTCGAATTTCCAGTGGAGCACGACCTCGCGCGACGTGAAGGACGGCGCGAAGGACCAGATCACCCGAGAACCCGAACAGGTGCGCGCCTTTCGCGATACGTGGCGTGATGGCATCCACTCCTACCTTACCTATCTGCGCGACCGGCTGACGGTTGCGCGCGATCTTCTCCATGAGAGCGGCAGTATTTTTGTTCAGATCGGCGACGAGAACGTTCACCGCGTCCGGAGCGTCTTGGACGAGATTTTTGGGGAAGCAAATATCGTAAGTGAGATCGTTATTCAAAAGACGTATGGATTTTCCGCCGACGCAATCTCGAACGTTTCAGATTTCGTTCTTTGGTATTCGAAAAACCGAGAAAAGCTAAAGAGCCGACCACTTTACAGAGAAAAACCATATGAACTTGGAAAAGGTAACGCGACTTGGTTGATGAACTCGGATTTCACATATCGCGGAGTGAATGCCACGGAGAAGGATGGTCGGTCTGATATCCCGACCGGGGCAAAACCTTACAATCCTGACAACCTCATTTCGCAAGGTCGATCAACCGAACCGCAACCGTTCGAATATAGGGGAGTTCGCCAAGACCCTTTTGCAAAGAATTCGCATTGGAAGCCAAATTTCCCAGTTGGACTGGGGCGGCTTCTGAAATCAGAGCGGGTTCACGTTGCTGAGAATAGCTTCCGCTATCGCCGATATCATACTGATTTTGCGGCTTTGCCATATGCAAACATTTGGACCGATACGGGCACCGGAAACTTTACTGACGAGAAAATATATGTCGTTCAGACGGGATCGAAGACGGTCGAGCGCTGCGTGCTTATGGCGACTGATCCTGGCGATCTCGTGCTTGATCCGACCTGCGGCTCCGGCACAACCGCCTATGTAGCCGAGCAATGGGGACGCCGCTGGATTACCATCGACACCAGTCGTGTCGCTATTGCACTTGCCCGCTCACGATTGATGGGCGCGCGCTATCCATACTTCCTTTTGGCGGACAGCCCCGAAGGCCAGCGCAAGGAAGCCGAGTTGACGCGCCGTTCTCCGAAAACCACGCCAACACGTGGCGATTTGCGCCACGGCTTCGTCTACGACCGCGTGCCACACATCACACTCAAGGCCATCGCGAACAATAAGGAGATCGATACGATCTGGGACACTTGGCACGCATCTCTGGAGCCTTTGCGGGCTAAGCTCAATGTTGCGCTCGGCAAAGCATGGGAAGAATGGGAGATGCCGCGAGAGGTCGCGGCGGGATGGTCCGCCGACGCAAGATCTACTCATGCCAACTGGTGGGAGGCACGAATCGCGCGTCAGAAAGAGATCGACGCTTCCATCGCGGCCAAGGCGGAGTCCGAATTTCTTTACGACAAGCCCTATCCGGACAATAGCCGCGTCCGCGTAGCCGGTCCCTTTACGGTCGAAAGCCTCTCGCCTCATCGGACACTGGTGGTCGATTGGAACGACGAACTAGTCGATGTGCTCGAAGCGGCCGAAGGCAAGCGCAAGGCGGCGGAGCGTGGCGATGCAGTCACCGACTTTGCCCATATGATCCTCGAAAACCTGAAAGCCGCCGGGGTTCAACAGGCGCACAAGGAAGACCGGATCACCTTCACTGCGCTGACCGGGTGGCCGGGCCGCTTTATCTGCGCCGAGGGCGCCTTCATGGAAGGCGAGCACCAAAAGCGCGCAGGCATCTTTATCGGCCCGGAATTCGGCACGGTCTCGCGGCCCGATCTCGTCGCCGCCGCGCGCGAGGCGGGCGATGCAGGCTTCGACGTGCTGATAGCCTGCGCTTTCAACTATGACGCCCATTCCGCCGAATTCGACAAGCTCGGCCGCGTGCCGGTGCTCAAAGCCCGCATGAACCCCGATCTGCACATGGGCGCGGACCTCAAGGCGACCGGTGCCGGCAATCTGTTTGTGATCTTCGGCGAGCCCGACATCAAGATCGAGGACGCCGGAGGCGACCTGATCCGTGTGAAGGTCTTCGGCGTCGATGTGTTTAAGCCGCAAACCGGCGAAGTGATTTCCGAAGGCACCGACGGCATAGCGCTCTGGATGCTCGACACGGACTACAACGAGGAGAGCTTCTTCGTCCGCCACGCCTATTTTCTTGGCGCGAACGATCCCTACAAGGCGCTCAAGACGACACTGAAGGCTGAGATCGATAAGGAGGCCTGGGACAGCCTCTATTCCGATACATCGCGCCCGTTCCCAAAACCGGAATCCGGCCGCATCGCGGTGAAGGTCATCAACCACCTTGGTGATGAGGTGATGAAGGTGTTTGCGGTGGAGTGA